A window of the Pelagicoccus enzymogenes genome harbors these coding sequences:
- a CDS encoding BadF/BadG/BcrA/BcrD ATPase family protein, with the protein MSNPQSSSISIGVDGGGTSTRAIAIGATASVIGTGQAPGCNPNNVGYPLAASHILQAIQATSAPITPATSLCLGIAGLATAAQRQKLRQHLTSIQPDIADAKLILTHDLEIAHYAAFAGQPGIVLVAGTGSACFAKDPSGKAYRASGRDFHYDDPGSGYAIGKRAMDAQLLPPAEGRAAIAALAPRIIELAKEGNAKALETLRLEAEQLAKLAQLVYYDYAQSAPSPILALTGSILTTPSLYRETVHQSLRDALPGLKLVELSTSPAQAAAQMARG; encoded by the coding sequence CCTCCAGCATCTCTATCGGCGTCGACGGCGGCGGCACCTCCACCCGCGCCATCGCCATCGGCGCAACAGCATCCGTAATCGGCACCGGACAGGCGCCCGGCTGCAATCCTAACAACGTCGGGTACCCCCTTGCCGCCAGCCATATCCTGCAAGCCATCCAAGCCACCAGCGCCCCCATCACGCCAGCCACCTCACTCTGTCTCGGCATCGCCGGTCTCGCCACCGCTGCCCAGCGCCAAAAGCTCCGCCAGCATCTCACTTCCATCCAGCCCGACATCGCCGACGCCAAACTCATCCTCACCCACGACCTCGAGATCGCCCATTACGCCGCCTTCGCAGGCCAACCCGGCATCGTGCTCGTCGCCGGCACCGGATCCGCCTGCTTCGCCAAGGACCCGAGCGGCAAAGCCTACCGAGCCAGCGGGCGCGACTTCCACTACGACGACCCCGGCAGCGGCTACGCCATCGGCAAACGGGCCATGGACGCCCAACTCCTTCCTCCCGCCGAAGGGCGCGCCGCCATAGCCGCCCTCGCTCCCCGCATCATCGAGCTCGCCAAAGAGGGAAACGCCAAGGCGCTGGAAACGCTCCGCCTCGAAGCCGAGCAGCTCGCTAAACTCGCCCAGCTGGTCTACTACGACTACGCCCAGAGCGCCCCCTCGCCTATCCTCGCCCTCACCGGCAGCATCCTCACCACCCCCTCCCTCTACCGGGAAACCGTGCACCAATCACTGCGCGACGCCCTCCCCGGCCTCAAGCTCGTCGAGCTCAGCAC